The proteins below are encoded in one region of Triticum aestivum cultivar Chinese Spring chromosome 1B, IWGSC CS RefSeq v2.1, whole genome shotgun sequence:
- the LOC123103609 gene encoding B3 domain-containing protein Os03g0212300 → MAGSSHRRSATPQYELDASEFFTIILEASVSSMTQRLPDSFMNMLMGEDPPNNVKLRQAGSGFRRQWDVQLVIKKGHMYLSRGWEKFYRAYDLQLGYFLLFRYDDDANMLIV, encoded by the exons atggcgggaagcagccaccgccgatctgcgacaccgcagtacgagttggatgcttccgagttcttcactatcatacttgaggcttcagtatcatccatgacgcag aggctgcctgacagttttatgaacatgctgatgggtgaagatccgccaaataatgtgaagctgcgacaggccggcagcgggtttcgcaggcagtgggatgtgcagttggtgatcaagaagggccacatgtacttgtctcgtgggtgggagaagttctaccgtgcctacgacctgcagctggggtacttccttctcttcaggtacgacgacgatgcCAACATGCTCATCGTGTAG